In the Chromobacterium sp. ATCC 53434 genome, AAGCTCTGGTACAACCTGACCATCACCTTCGTCTCCGTCGTCGTCGCCGTCGGCATCGGCGGGCTGGAAGGCCTGGGCCTGCTGGCCGACAAGCTGCAGCTGACCGGCGCTTTCTGGGACTGGATCGCCGCGCTGAACGACGACCTGGCCCACTTCGGCTACTTCGTCGTCGCCGTCTTCCTGTTCACCTGGCTCGCCTCCGCCGGCATCTACAAATGGAAGCGTTTCGACCAACTGACGCCGGAGGCGCGATGAGAACCCACGACAAACACGTGCTGATGTGCACCGGTCCGCGCTGCACGCCGGACGGCCAGGGCTCGGAGGCGATGTTCCTGCACCTGGGCCGCACCATAGACGCCTGCGAAGGCCTGCGCGCCAAGCGCACCCGCAGCCACTGCTTCGCCGTGTGCAAGGAAGGCCCGGTGATGGTGGTCTACCCGGACGGCGTCTGGTACCGCAAGGTCAGCGAGGCCGACATCGAGCGCATCGTCTGCCAGCACTTGCGGGACGGCGTTCCGGTCGAGGAACTGGTATTCCACAAGACCGGCATCGGCGACATCTCACCGGAGACCCAGGCATGAGCGCCGAAATCGCACTATTGAGCCACGCCGGCACCGACCTCGCCGCGTTGTCGCGCGCGCGCTGGCCCGAAGATTTCCCCGTTGTCGCCGGCATTTCGCTGCAAGGCATCGCCGACGAGACCGCGATGCGGGCGCTGCTGGACGGCCAGTTGGCCGATGTCCGCGCCATCGTGCTGCGCGTGCTGGGCCGCGCCGACGCGATACCAGGACTGGAGCGGCTGCTGGCCCACGCCCGCCGCTTGCAGGCCGCCGTCATCGTCGTCAGCGGCACCGGCGAGCCGGACCCGGAACTGCAGGCGCTGTGCAGCGCGCCGGTGTCGCTGCAGCAGGATGTCCATGCTTACCTTCAGGCCGGCGGCAGCGCCAACCTGGGCGAGATGATGCGCTGCCTGGCCGATAGACTGCTGCTGACCGGCTTCGGCTACCAAAGCCCGCTGCCGCTGCCGGAGCACGGCGTCTACCACCCGGAGCTGGCCGCGCCGTGCTCGCTGGAAGATTGGCTTGAAATCCGCGATCCGGACTGGCCCACCGTCGGCCTGTGCTTCTACCGCGCCCACTGGCTGTCCGGCAACACCCGCTTCATCGACCTGCTGGTGGATTGCCTGGCCGAGCGCGGCGTCAACGCGCTGCCGGTGTTCACCTCGTCCTTGCGGACCATAGACCAGGGCGGCCTGCCGGCGGCATTGGCGCTGCTGGCCGACCCGCGCGCCCAGGTGTCCCTGCTGATCAACACCACCTCGTTCGCGATGGGCGACATCAACAACGACGGCCCCACCCAGCCCGGCTGGGCGGTGGAGGCGTCGGACCGGCTGGACCTGCCGGTGCTGCAGGCCATCACCAGCAGCATGACCCGCGAGCAGTGGGAAGCCTCCGACCGCGGCTTCAACCCGCTGGACACCGCGATGAACGTGGCGCTGCCGGAGTTCGACGGCCGCATCATCGGCGTGCCGCTAAGCTTCAAGCAGCCGGCCATGATCGACCAGCCTGGCCAGGCCGAGCAATACGCGCCGCTGCCGGACCGCGCCCGCCGGCTGGCCGGCATCGCCGCGCGGCTGGCGCGGCTGCGCCATGTGCCCAATACCGACAAGCGCATCGCCTTCATCTTCACCAACTCCAACAGCAAGGCCTCGCAGATAGGCAATGCGGTGGGCCTGGATTCCCCCGCGTCTCTATACTCGATGCTGCGCGGCATGCAAGGCCGCGGCTACCGGATGGACACGCTGCCGCCTGACAGCGACGCGCTGATGCACGAGCTGATAGACCGCGGCGCCTACGATCAGGACTACCTGAGCGCCGAGCAGATGAGAAACGCCGCCGCCCGCGTGCCGGCCAAGCGTTATCAAGCCTGGTTCAACGAGCTGCCTGACGCTCTGCGCGACAAGATGCTGCAACGCTGGGGCCAGCCGCCGGGCGGCGCCTACGTCGACGGCGACGAGCTGGTGTTTTCCGGCCTCGATTACGGCAATGTCTTCGTCGCGCTGCAGCCGCCACGCGGCTACGGCATGGACCCGGACGCCATCTACCACACGCCGGACCTGCCGCCCACCCACCACTACTACGCGCTGTACCGCTGGCTGCGCGACGACTGGCGGGCCGACGCCATCGTCCACGTCGGCAAGCACGGCACGCTGGAATGGCTGCCGGGCAAGGGCGTGGGCCTGTCGCAGAACTGCTTCCCGGACGCGCTCTTGGGCGACATGCCGCTGTT is a window encoding:
- a CDS encoding ferredoxin translates to MRTHDKHVLMCTGPRCTPDGQGSEAMFLHLGRTIDACEGLRAKRTRSHCFAVCKEGPVMVVYPDGVWYRKVSEADIERIVCQHLRDGVPVEELVFHKTGIGDISPETQA